One window of Quercus robur chromosome 5, dhQueRobu3.1, whole genome shotgun sequence genomic DNA carries:
- the LOC126726145 gene encoding NAC domain-containing protein 60-like isoform X1, protein MFCRTEMDFSPSPRSNVVGFKFDPRDHELLSYFLYKKVNGQSLDLYCGFISDFDLYGAHQPDQIWDLFGGSFLREDEDLYFFTTLNFKGKGKAKGSRGSRICRTISSGGTWSNEGSKVIYDAHSSLPIGLKRWFHYENAQSPQNGCWIMHEFTLDVEGSSLRLPSSDQAVVASSVLCRLRRNDQAKTASRKRKVQPQPLPQQDCPRKKQRAAEHATTTDASDDTLLPLIIPVSNQHSVIHIDAIASPAAATASEQTLPPMVTISDPVSESEFGPDIFNTNFEDEDFCSDDLDQFLTEFLGDLTDCDDTPLL, encoded by the coding sequence ATGTTCTGCAGGACAGAGATGGATTTCAGTCCTAGTCCTCGGTCAAATGTAGTTGGTTTCAAATTTGACCCCAGAGACCATGAGTTGCTCTCATACTTCCTCTACAAGAAGGTTAATGGACAGTCATTGGATCTCTACTGTGGTTTTATCTCTGATTTTGATCTCTACGGAGCCCATCAGCCTGATCAGATTTGGGATCTTTTTGGCGGTTCCTTTTTGCGAGAAGATGAGGACCTCTATTTCTTTACCACTTTGAATTTTAAGGGTAAGGGTAAGGCCAAGGGTAGCCGTGGCAGCCGCATTTGTCGCACAATCAGCTCCGGAGGAACTTGGAGTAATGAGGGCTCTAAGGTTATATATGACGCCCACAGCAGCCTACCTATTGGATTAAAGCGTTGGTTTCACTATGAGAACGCTCAGTCGCCACAGAATGGCTGTTGGATCATGCACGAGTTCACCCTTGATGTTGAGGGTTCCTCACTGCGGTTGCCTTCTTCTGATCAGGCTGTTGTTGCCTCCTCTGTATTGTGTCGGCTACGTAGAAACGATCAAGCCAAGACTGCTTCTAGGAAGAGGAAAGTTCAGCCACAGCCCCTCCCTCAACAAGATTGTCCAAGAAAGAAGCAGCGGGCTGCCGAGCATGCTACTACCACTGATGCATCTGATGACACTCTTCTGCCCCTGATTATTCCCGTTTCTAACCAGCATTCTGTCATTCACATTGATGCCATTGCTTCCCCTGCTGCTGCTACTGCATCTGAGCAGACTCTTCCACCGATGGTTACTATATCTGATCCTGTTTCAGAATCAGAATTTGGGCCTGATATATTCAATACTAATTTTGAGGATGAAGATTTCTGCTCGGATGATCTGGATCAATTTTTGACTGAGTTTTTGGGGGATCTTACCGATTGTGACGACACCCCACTCTTATAG
- the LOC126726145 gene encoding NAC domain-containing protein 89-like isoform X2: protein MDFSPSPRSNVVGFKFDPRDHELLSYFLYKKVNGQSLDLYCGFISDFDLYGAHQPDQIWDLFGGSFLREDEDLYFFTTLNFKGKGKAKGSRGSRICRTISSGGTWSNEGSKVIYDAHSSLPIGLKRWFHYENAQSPQNGCWIMHEFTLDVEGSSLRLPSSDQAVVASSVLCRLRRNDQAKTASRKRKVQPQPLPQQDCPRKKQRAAEHATTTDASDDTLLPLIIPVSNQHSVIHIDAIASPAAATASEQTLPPMVTISDPVSESEFGPDIFNTNFEDEDFCSDDLDQFLTEFLGDLTDCDDTPLL from the coding sequence ATGGATTTCAGTCCTAGTCCTCGGTCAAATGTAGTTGGTTTCAAATTTGACCCCAGAGACCATGAGTTGCTCTCATACTTCCTCTACAAGAAGGTTAATGGACAGTCATTGGATCTCTACTGTGGTTTTATCTCTGATTTTGATCTCTACGGAGCCCATCAGCCTGATCAGATTTGGGATCTTTTTGGCGGTTCCTTTTTGCGAGAAGATGAGGACCTCTATTTCTTTACCACTTTGAATTTTAAGGGTAAGGGTAAGGCCAAGGGTAGCCGTGGCAGCCGCATTTGTCGCACAATCAGCTCCGGAGGAACTTGGAGTAATGAGGGCTCTAAGGTTATATATGACGCCCACAGCAGCCTACCTATTGGATTAAAGCGTTGGTTTCACTATGAGAACGCTCAGTCGCCACAGAATGGCTGTTGGATCATGCACGAGTTCACCCTTGATGTTGAGGGTTCCTCACTGCGGTTGCCTTCTTCTGATCAGGCTGTTGTTGCCTCCTCTGTATTGTGTCGGCTACGTAGAAACGATCAAGCCAAGACTGCTTCTAGGAAGAGGAAAGTTCAGCCACAGCCCCTCCCTCAACAAGATTGTCCAAGAAAGAAGCAGCGGGCTGCCGAGCATGCTACTACCACTGATGCATCTGATGACACTCTTCTGCCCCTGATTATTCCCGTTTCTAACCAGCATTCTGTCATTCACATTGATGCCATTGCTTCCCCTGCTGCTGCTACTGCATCTGAGCAGACTCTTCCACCGATGGTTACTATATCTGATCCTGTTTCAGAATCAGAATTTGGGCCTGATATATTCAATACTAATTTTGAGGATGAAGATTTCTGCTCGGATGATCTGGATCAATTTTTGACTGAGTTTTTGGGGGATCTTACCGATTGTGACGACACCCCACTCTTATAG
- the LOC126728272 gene encoding uncharacterized protein LOC126728272 produces the protein MAHHSLGDPAWAYARAGASSASVASAPARSDDPAWAHARAVPNAKNNTICLHCNKLIKGGGITRLKYHLAGIREIGNPYDVDEEEEEEEEDEVRVVEKSPPQTLGKRKSRGKDVDNDMGQIRGKKKIKSYFAPRTTPGAQPSIRSALATKAMIDNAKMNVARWWYHSNVPFYASQSPYYQPMIDSIAAIGSGFKGPSFYELRGPLLKNAVHEVIDFLLDIKNDWKVYGCSLMSDGWTNQKQQPIMNFLVYCPRGAIFLKSIDTSGLTKDAETLFNIFDSVVQEIGVEYIVQLITDNASAYKKAGKKLQQKYGTLFWFPCAAHCIDLMLENIANPRWFPLIDEAIKKEKKITKFIYNHGVVLDLMRQDFTNGRELCRPAITRFATNFLSLQSMLRFKKELRQMFTCDKWLSCPHAKTAVGKEISKIVLEDYAFWSQCKHIVKVSEPLVRVLRLVDGDEKPAMGYLYEVIDKAKEEIKRRLKNKVSLYGHYVRVIDTRWEKQLHSPLHAAGCFLNPAIYFRPSFKRQNEVQRGLLSTLMSATGCERNLSTFEYVHSKKRNRLEHKRVNDLVFVHYNLRLRERNIQRNKYGMDPISLDNIDLMGDWVAEEPALLNPDDINWDCLNELATLVNVEEDAELETIDVDDDDDDDNNNEHVLTNLPMGASSSYGSSFDDEFDPFFMDDDEEE, from the exons ATGGCTCATCATAGTTTAGGGGATCCCGCATGGGCTTATGCCCGTGCAGGTGCTTCCTCTGCTTCTGTGGCCTCTGCCCCTGCAAGATCAGATGATCCCGCATGGGCTCATGCTCGTGCAGTGCCTAATGCAAAAAATAACACTATATGTTTGCATTGTAATAAGTTGATTAAAGGGGGTGGTATTACTAGACTTAAGTATCATCTTGCTGGGATTAGAG AAATTGGGAACCCATATGATGttgatgaggaggaggaggaggaggaggaggatgagGTTAGGGTTGTTGAAAAGAGTCCCCCTCAAACATTAGGTAAACGAAAATCTAGGGGAAAGGATGTTGACAATGATATGGGTCAAAtaagaggaaagaagaaaattaagagTTATTTTGCTCCTAGAACAACCCCCGGTGCTCAACCCTCTATAAGAAGTGCTTTGGCTACAAAAGCAATGATTGATAATGCAAAAATGAATGTGGCAAGATGGTGGTATCATTCTAATGTACCCTTTTATGCATCTCAGTCACCCTATTATCAACCTATGATTGATTCCATTGCTGCTATTGGGTCGGGATTTAAGGGGCCTTCTTTTTATGAGTTGAGGGGACCCCTTTTGAAAAATGCTGTCCATgaagttattgattttttgttaGATATAAAAAATGATTGGAAAGTATATGGCTGTTCACTGATGTCTGATGGGTGGACAAATCAAAAGCAACAaccaataatgaattttttggtGTATTGTCCAAGGGGAGCCATATTCTTGAAATCTATTGACACTTCAGGCCTTACAAAGGATGCTGAAACTTTGTTTAATATATTTGATTCTGTTGTTCAAGAAATTGGTGTGGAATATATTGTGCAATTGATTACAGATAATGCTTCTGCCTATAAGAAAGCTGGAAAAAAATTACAGCAGAAGTATGGTACTTTATTTTGGTTTCCTTGTGCAGCTCATTGCATAGACTTGATGTTGGAGAATATTGCTAATCCTAGGTGGTTCCCTCTTATTGATGAAGCaattaagaaggaaaaaaagataacaaagttCATTTACAACCATGGAGTTGTTTTAGACTTGATGAGGCAAGATTTTACAAATGGAAGAGAGTTATGTCGTCCTGCAATTACAAGGTTTGCCACTAACTTCTTAAGTCTACAAAGCATGCTAAGGTTCAAAAAAGAGCTTAGACAAATGTTCACTTGTGATAAATGGCTTTCATGCCCCCATGCTAAGACTGCCGTTGGGAAGGAGataagtaaaattgttttggaaGATTATGCGTTTTGGTCTCAATGCAAGCACATAGTGAAAGTTAGTGAGCCTTTAGTTAGAGTACTTCGTCTTGTTGATGGGGATGAGAAACCTGCTATGGGGTACTTGTATGAAGTAATAGACAAAGCAAAAgaggaaataaaaagaaggtTGAAGAACAAAGTTTCTTTGTATGGACATTATGTTAGAGTTATTGATACTAGATGGGAAAAACAACTTCATAGTCCTCTGCATGCAGCAGGTTGCTTTCTTAACCCTGCAATATACTTTAGGCCTTCATTTAAAAGGCAAAATGAAGTTCAAAGAGGGTTGCTAAGCACTCTAATGAG TGCAACTGGTTGTGAGAGAAATTTGAGCACATTTGAATATGTTCactcaaagaagagaaatagaTTGGAACATAAACGAGTAAATGATTTGGTCTTTGTCCATTATAATTTGAGGCTTCGAGAAAG GAACATTCAAAGGAATAAGTATGGAATGGATCCTATAAGCTTGGATAACATTGACTTGATGGGAGATTGGGTGGCTGAAGAACCTGCACTTCTTAATCCAGATGACATAAATTGGGATTGTCTTAATGAACTAGCAACCCTAGTGAATGTGGAAGAGGATGCTGAACTTGAAACTATT